The following coding sequences lie in one Arachis stenosperma cultivar V10309 chromosome 5, arast.V10309.gnm1.PFL2, whole genome shotgun sequence genomic window:
- the LOC130981037 gene encoding uncharacterized protein LOC130981037, whose translation MEPFSRSDKKQSPKARNRCRFSIGIRQETTRSNNKTLESLDRNVKKIHKRNIGKTCYSDKQIQDHEKVQTFKHAKSKLHQKTEDEATKEARKLVPTWKEQRASKKLKMEDKIWECLLTSKRKNANKSNVAGRNAKLQAPKMPNDAATQRKQKRKQKQRAERAEKRSYEKDKRRETVSGFSKSK comes from the coding sequence ATGGAACCTTTTTCAAGATCAGACAAAAAGCAATCTCCAAAAGCGAGGAACAGATGCAGATTTTCTATCGGTATCAGACAGGAAACAACCAGAAGCAACAATAAAACCCTAGAAAGCCTCGACAGAAATGTCAAGAAAATCCATAAGAGAAATATAGGAAAAACATGTTACAGCGACAAGCAAATACAAGACCACgaaaaggttcaaactttcaaacatgcaaaatcaaaaCTTCACCAAAAAACTGAAGACGAAGCTacgaaagaagcaagaaagctaGTACCAACCTGGAAAGAGCAGCGAGCTTCAAAGAAACTGAAGATGGAAGACAAAATCTGGGAATGCCTTCtcacaagcaaaagaaagaacgCGAACAAGAGCAATGTCGCAGGGAGAAACGCAAAACTCCAGGCTCCAAAAATGCCAAACGACGCCGCAACGCAAAGAAAGCAGAAGCGCAAACAAAAACAGAGAGCGGAGAGAGCggagaaaagaagttacgaaaaggataaaaggagagaaaccgtttctGGGTTTTCAAAATCGAAATAA